The stretch of DNA AAAAATCACGCACTATTTGTTCAACTTTTTCCCATGAACCGGATTGTTCAGGTAAAATGTCAACTGTTCCTTTTGGTTTCTGAACTCTCATTTAATCATCCTTTTTAAATATAAAAAAGCACCCTTGAATAAATCAAGGGCGCTAGATCATGCACGGTACCACCTTTTGCTTGCTGCGAATAACGCTCGCGACGCGCATATTATCTGATAAAGGGGTCACAGTCAGCCTTCTATCCACTCTTACACCAATTGAGTAGTCTCTAACAATAGAAATCGCTGAACTTCAATCTTTGTCATTGATAATTCTTGTTTTAGCTTATAGTTTTAAGGGCAAAATGTCAACTAAGAATTTACATAATAGCCAATTCTTAGTTGACAGATCGTAATTCGTTATTTTTTAAATTAGTTACAGATCTAATACAATCGTAAATGGCCCATCGTTTTCCAAGCTAACCTTCATATCAGCACCGAATTCACCAGTTTCAACATGTAAACCAGCACTAGCCAATTCTTGGTTAAAAGCTTCCCATAATTCTTTAGATTTTGGTGGTCGCATTGCCTGAATAAAACTTGGTCGATTACCTTTCTTAGTATCAGCTAACAAGGTAAATTGACTAACACTTAAAATTTGGCCGCCAATATCCTTAATTGCTAAATTAGTTTTGCCATTTTCATCTGCAAAAATTCTCATCTTGACAACTTTAGCAGCAGCTTTTTGCACAACTGCTAAATCATCGCCTTCCTTAATTCCTACTAGCAGCAATAAGCCCTTAGTAATTTGACCAACAACATTATCAGCAATTTTTACTTGTGCCTCATTGACCCGTTGAATGACAACCCGCATTAGTTATCCGCCCTTCTAGTTTCATAAACATCCGGTACATCCCGCAATTTACTCAAAATTTCGTCCAGTTGAGCTGAATTTCTAACTGCAACAGTAGCATAAATATGAGCAATATTTTCTTCATTAACTTTTCCCGAAAGATTGTTAATATTCGTTGTGACCGAATTTAATTTTGTAATTACATCGCTCAATAACTTGCTACGGTTGTAACCAAAAACTTCAATATTAGCATTAAAGGCTTGGGCACTGTTTTCTTCAACATTTTCCCATTCAACTTCAATTAACCGGCCCTTACTTGCTTCATTATTAACAATATTACGGCAATCAGCCCGGTGAATTGTAACGCCGCGTCCTTTAGTAACATAGCCCACAATCTTATCGCCAGGGACTGGATTGCAACATTTAGCCAAATGAAGCATCAAATCACTGATGCCCTGAATCATCACCCCATCTTTGTGCTTGATTTTCATTGGCGTTGTCGCAGACTTACTATTTTGTTCCTTGGTCGCAGACTTTTGACCTGAATTTAGAATTTCTTCCTCAAGTTGCTTCTGGCGCTTTTTTTCTTCTTCGCGCCGCAAGTCAAGTGTCAGCCGATTAACGATACTGACAGCAGATAAATCACCAAAACCAATTGAAGCGTACAATTCATCAGCGGTATGGTAATTGAGTTGCTCAAGAACCTTGTCAATGTGTGCTTGATCCATGAACTCTTTGGGGGCTAAATCTTGCTCGCGCAGCTTGTCCGCTACCATTTGTTGCCCTTGCTCAATACTGTTTTCTCGGTCCAAATTACGGAAATAACGTCGAATCTTGTTACGAGCTCGTGAAGTCTTAACCATGTCAATCCAGTCACGCGAAGGCGCAGCATTTGACTGAGTCATGATATCAATTACATCACCATTTTTCAATTTATAATCCAGGGGCACTAACTTACCATTAACCTTAGCACCAACAGCATGACTACCAACTTGTGTATGAATTTCGTAAGCAAAATCAAGCGTAACCGCACCCTTGGGCAATTCATAAACCTCACCTTTAGGAGTGAAAACATAAACACGATCAGAGAAAATTTCACTCTTAACGTTCTTCATGAATTCGCCAGCATCCTGCGTTTCATCTTTTAATTCCAAAATTTCTCGAACCATGTCCAATTTTTCATTGGAATTGGTTTGTTCAACACCGGTAAAGTTGCCACGCTTGTATGCCCAATGAGCCGCAACCCCATACTCAGCAACTTCATGCATTTGCTGCGTCCGAATTTGAATTTCTAATGGTCGACCACCAGGCCCAATAATTGTTGTATGCAGAGACTGATAACCATTGACCTTAGGTACAGCAATATAATCTTTAAAGCGCCCAGGCATTGGTTTCCACTTAGTATGGACAGCACCTAAAACCGCATAACAATCCTTTACTGTCTTAACAACAACCCGAACAGCTGACAAGTCATAAATTTCATCAAAATCTTTATGCTTGTTGACCATCTTTTTATAAATAGAATAAATATGTTTAGGCCGCCCATAAATTTCATATTTAATACCCAAATTATCTAGACTTTGTTCCAAAGTTTGAATTGCATCTTGGATATACTTTTCCCGCTGACTGCGCTTTAAGTTCATCAAGTTAACAATGCGATAATAAGCCTTGGGGTTTAAATAATGAAAACTTAAATCTTCAAGTTCCCACTTAATCGTCCCAATTCCTAAACGATCAGCTAATGGTGCATAGATATCCATCGT from Lactobacillus sp. ESL0785 encodes:
- the dtd gene encoding D-aminoacyl-tRNA deacylase — protein: MRVVIQRVNEAQVKIADNVVGQITKGLLLLVGIKEGDDLAVVQKAAAKVVKMRIFADENGKTNLAIKDIGGQILSVSQFTLLADTKKGNRPSFIQAMRPPKSKELWEAFNQELASAGLHVETGEFGADMKVSLENDGPFTIVLDL
- a CDS encoding bifunctional (p)ppGpp synthetase/guanosine-3',5'-bis(diphosphate) 3'-pyrophosphohydrolase — encoded protein: MSKYVEMTHDQVIDACKKYMNDDQIAFVEEAYQYANEAHKEQKRASGQPYIVHPTQVAGTLANLGLDPDTIAAGFLHDTVEDTPVTNDDIKQKFGKDVAFIVDGVTKLNKYEYKSHQEFLAENHRKMLIAMAKDIRVIMVKLADRLHNMHTLQHLRPDKQRRISSETMDIYAPLADRLGIGTIKWELEDLSFHYLNPKAYYRIVNLMNLKRSQREKYIQDAIQTLEQSLDNLGIKYEIYGRPKHIYSIYKKMVNKHKDFDEIYDLSAVRVVVKTVKDCYAVLGAVHTKWKPMPGRFKDYIAVPKVNGYQSLHTTIIGPGGRPLEIQIRTQQMHEVAEYGVAAHWAYKRGNFTGVEQTNSNEKLDMVREILELKDETQDAGEFMKNVKSEIFSDRVYVFTPKGEVYELPKGAVTLDFAYEIHTQVGSHAVGAKVNGKLVPLDYKLKNGDVIDIMTQSNAAPSRDWIDMVKTSRARNKIRRYFRNLDRENSIEQGQQMVADKLREQDLAPKEFMDQAHIDKVLEQLNYHTADELYASIGFGDLSAVSIVNRLTLDLRREEEKKRQKQLEEEILNSGQKSATKEQNSKSATTPMKIKHKDGVMIQGISDLMLHLAKCCNPVPGDKIVGYVTKGRGVTIHRADCRNIVNNEASKGRLIEVEWENVEENSAQAFNANIEVFGYNRSKLLSDVITKLNSVTTNINNLSGKVNEENIAHIYATVAVRNSAQLDEILSKLRDVPDVYETRRADN